One window of Bacteroidota bacterium genomic DNA carries:
- a CDS encoding NADP oxidoreductase encodes MSKPIVATASLAGCFGCHMSILDIDERILPLIDLVEFNKSPIDDIKEFTKTCDIGIIEGGCCNSENVHVLKEFRKHCKILISLGECAIMGGLPALRNGIPIGECLKEAYLEGPTVKNNVHKILPNDSELPMLLDRVYPCHEIVKIDYFLPGCPPRADLIWDALVALITGKEMKLPYEVIKFD; translated from the coding sequence ATGAGTAAACCAATAGTAGCAACGGCGTCGCTTGCAGGATGCTTCGGCTGTCATATGTCAATATTGGATATTGACGAACGCATACTTCCCCTGATCGATCTAGTTGAATTCAATAAATCCCCCATTGATGATATAAAGGAATTCACCAAGACGTGTGATATAGGTATCATTGAGGGCGGATGCTGCAACAGTGAAAATGTTCATGTTCTGAAGGAATTCAGAAAACATTGTAAAATTCTTATCTCATTGGGTGAATGTGCCATCATGGGAGGCCTGCCGGCATTAAGGAATGGCATACCCATCGGCGAGTGTCTGAAAGAGGCCTACCTGGAAGGACCTACTGTAAAGAACAATGTTCACAAGATTCTTCCTAATGACAGCGAGCTGCCCATGTTGCTCGACAGGGTATATCCGTGCCATGAAATTGTTAAGATTGATTATTTCCTTCCCGGCTGCCCACCGCGAGCTGACCTGATATGGGATGCTCTTGTGGCATTGATTACCGGTAAAGAAATGAAGCTGCCTTATGAAGTGATTAAATTTGACTAA
- a CDS encoding 2Fe-2S iron-sulfur cluster-binding protein produces the protein MSEKIAFTIDGVTCKGEKGQFLVDAARDNGIYIPTLCNIPGVNPKSCCRICTVYVNGLPMTACSLQVFDGMEIINDTPALIEQRKIILEALFVEGNHYCPFCEKSGNCMLQALAYRFGMLAPRFPYTFPVREVDASHPKIIKDQNRCILCKRCIKAIKDEKGRSIFAYHRRGNKLRVHIDPKLALALTDELAQKAMDVCPVGSILVREKGYRVPIGQRTYDKMPIGSDIEVKK, from the coding sequence ATGAGCGAGAAAATAGCATTTACGATCGATGGTGTCACCTGCAAGGGTGAAAAAGGGCAATTCCTTGTCGACGCGGCACGCGACAATGGCATTTATATTCCAACACTCTGCAACATACCGGGTGTCAATCCCAAGTCATGCTGCAGAATTTGTACGGTTTATGTCAATGGGCTGCCGATGACTGCCTGTTCACTTCAGGTTTTCGATGGGATGGAAATAATAAACGACACACCTGCTTTGATAGAGCAGAGGAAGATTATCCTCGAGGCTTTATTTGTGGAAGGAAACCATTACTGCCCATTCTGTGAAAAGAGCGGGAATTGTATGCTCCAGGCTTTGGCATACCGCTTTGGAATGCTGGCCCCGCGGTTTCCTTATACTTTTCCCGTTAGGGAAGTCGACGCCTCCCATCCCAAGATCATCAAGGACCAGAACAGATGCATCCTCTGCAAACGGTGTATCAAAGCCATCAAAGATGAGAAAGGTAGGAGCATTTTCGCTTATCATCGCAGGGGCAATAAACTGCGTGTCCATATTGATCCCAAATTGGCTCTCGCACTCACGGATGAGCTTGCCCAGAAAGCCATGGATGTATGCCCTGTTGGCTCTATACTCGTCAGGGAAAAAGGCTACCGCGTGCCTATCGGGCAACGGACTTATGATAAAATGCCAATAGGTAGTGATATTGAAGTTAAAAAATAA
- a CDS encoding NAD(P)H-dependent oxidoreductase subunit E: MNASVQTIVGKYRKDPTRLIDILIDIQSEVGCVSDETVNYLAQELGLSGVDILQTLSFYHFFSQESRGKYTVYLNNSLVARMMGMDEVAKAFEKEVGCKFGSVSPDGLIGLFETSDIGMNDQEPAALINNVVFTRLTPFRVKELVKDMKAGKRVDEMFTEGYGDGNNGSVLVKAMVNNNIRRVGLILSDAGNPGDALKRIISISPEAVIEIVKDSNLRGRGGAGFPTGLKWEFCRKARETERFIFCNADEGEPGTFKDRVILTQFPYLVFEGMTIAGYATGARLGVLYLRYEYKYLEKFLNNILYDLRDRKLLGKAILGKEGFDFDIRIQYGAGAYVCGEESALLESAEGRRGEPRDRPPFPVEKGYLDKPTVVNNVETLGAVVRIINNGSEWYKSIGTKESSGSKVLSISGDCKYPGVYEVPWGFSIKDMLEMTGAVHVQAVQVGGPSGTLIGPDEFNRTLSYADLATGGSMIIIGPNWDILNDVVLNFMDFFIEESCGSCSTCRNFPVIMRKTLLRIINGKGIKKDIDELLELGQLLKISRCGLGQTAGNPIVTSIKSFRHLYESKLQKDKDFISEFDMKAAVQESCDYVGRIPNLKEA; this comes from the coding sequence TGTCGACATTTTGCAGACGTTATCTTTCTATCATTTTTTCTCGCAGGAATCCAGGGGAAAGTATACCGTTTATCTCAACAACAGCCTTGTTGCCAGGATGATGGGTATGGATGAGGTGGCAAAAGCCTTCGAGAAGGAAGTTGGCTGCAAATTTGGTTCGGTGTCACCTGATGGTCTGATAGGCCTGTTCGAAACATCCGACATCGGTATGAACGACCAGGAACCTGCCGCACTGATCAACAATGTTGTCTTCACAAGACTGACACCATTCAGGGTGAAGGAACTTGTGAAAGATATGAAAGCGGGAAAGCGTGTGGATGAGATGTTCACCGAAGGCTATGGCGATGGAAATAATGGCTCTGTCCTTGTTAAAGCGATGGTGAATAATAACATCAGAAGGGTAGGCCTCATATTGTCAGATGCCGGCAATCCGGGTGATGCCTTGAAAAGAATTATCAGTATAAGTCCTGAGGCGGTAATTGAAATCGTTAAAGATTCGAACCTGCGTGGCAGGGGTGGTGCTGGCTTCCCGACAGGGTTAAAGTGGGAGTTCTGCCGCAAAGCTAGGGAAACGGAGCGTTTTATCTTCTGCAATGCCGATGAGGGCGAGCCAGGCACATTTAAAGATCGTGTCATCCTCACACAATTTCCTTATCTCGTATTTGAAGGTATGACCATTGCTGGTTATGCCACCGGTGCCAGGTTGGGTGTGCTCTATCTCAGGTACGAATACAAGTATCTCGAAAAGTTCCTGAACAATATTCTTTATGATTTGAGAGACAGGAAGTTGCTTGGCAAAGCCATCCTCGGCAAGGAAGGATTTGATTTTGATATTCGTATCCAGTATGGTGCCGGCGCTTATGTTTGCGGCGAAGAATCCGCTTTGCTGGAGTCGGCTGAAGGTAGAAGGGGTGAACCCAGGGACAGGCCTCCTTTCCCCGTTGAAAAAGGATATCTCGATAAACCCACAGTAGTTAATAATGTTGAAACACTCGGCGCTGTTGTCAGGATCATCAATAATGGCAGTGAATGGTATAAGTCAATAGGCACAAAGGAATCTTCGGGATCAAAAGTCCTGAGTATTTCGGGCGATTGCAAATACCCTGGTGTGTATGAAGTTCCCTGGGGTTTCAGTATAAAAGACATGTTGGAAATGACCGGGGCGGTGCATGTTCAGGCTGTTCAGGTAGGTGGTCCCTCCGGAACTCTCATCGGACCCGATGAATTCAACAGGACACTAAGTTATGCCGACTTGGCAACAGGGGGCTCTATGATCATTATTGGCCCTAACTGGGATATATTGAACGATGTGGTACTGAACTTCATGGATTTCTTCATTGAAGAGTCATGCGGCTCATGCTCCACATGCCGTAATTTCCCGGTGATCATGCGGAAAACGTTACTCAGAATCATAAACGGTAAGGGTATCAAAAAAGATATCGATGAGCTTCTTGAACTGGGACAGTTGCTGAAGATCAGCCGCTGTGGCCTTGGCCAAACCGCCGGCAACCCGATAGTCACCAGCATTAAAAGTTTCAGACACCTCTATGAGAGCAAGCTGCAGAAAGATAAGGATTTTATCAGCGAGTTCGACATGAAGGCTGCTGTGCAGGAGTCATGCGACTATGTGGGAAGAATTCCTAACCTTAAAGAAGCGTGA